GGCGGTTTCCTTGAGCTTGGTCAGGTGGCTCACGTGGTACTTCGCGCCGGCCGCGAGCTGGGTGCGCAGCGCCGGGAACTTCCGGCTCACCCCGGCGAATCCGAGAGACAACTGAGTCACCAGGGTCGCCGCGGTGCTGAGCGCCGCGACGACGGCCGGGTCGACGGTAGGTGTCTCCTCGGTCGGCCCCGGTGCGGTCGGCGTGCCGTTCACGGCGCCCTTGGTTCCCGGCGTACCGGCCCCGGAGGCGGCGTCGTCCTTGCAGCCGGTCAGCGCGACCGCGCCCGGGACAAGGGCGGCGGTGACGACGACAGTACGTCGATTCAGGCGGGGGACAGGCACGGCGGAACG
This Kribbella sp. NBC_00482 DNA region includes the following protein-coding sequences:
- a CDS encoding cell division protein FtsK, producing the protein MPVPRLNRRTVVVTAALVPGAVALTGCKDDAASGAGTPGTKGAVNGTPTAPGPTEETPTVDPAVVAALSTAATLVTQLSLGFAGVSRKFPALRTQLAAGAKYHVSHLTKLKETAGVAPAATKAPAVASTAVAALLALSKQEKAAAIAHAAAAAKLSGAPARLLAEIAASEIQLSSTLTPKKKDAS